In the genome of Acidobacteriota bacterium, the window ATCGGCGCTTTACGGCTCTGGAGCGGTTGGCGGGGTCGTCAACGTCATCTCTCGCGAGCCCGCCCGCACTGGCGCCCTCGCGGAGCTGCGTCTCGACACGGCGCAGGGGCTGCCGAGCTACTCCGCGAGCGGGTCGGCCGACTGGGTGTCGCGCGACCGGGAGACGCTCGCCACGGGGTTCGTGCAATCCGACGGCGTGCGTCCACTCGACGTCGACGGCGACGGCTTCACCGAGGTCTCTCGCCGGCGTCTGGACGCGGTGGGCGGCCGCGTCACTCGCTACGCGCTGTCGAACCGCGCGAAGCTCTCGGTCGAAGCCACGCACCTCGGCGAGGACCGCCGAGGTGGCGATCTTCTGAGGCTGCCACCCGACCAGGCGAACATTGCCGAGTGGGTCCGCACGCGTCGGTCCGCTGTCGGCGCCGCGTGGTTCCATGCTCCGGGCCCCCGCCTCGACTACCGCATCACGGCCGCGGGTGCCGATACGGCGCGCGACAGCTACTACGGTACGGCTCAGGATCCGAATGCGTTCGGCGACACGCAGAACCGGCTGTGGCTCGTCGACACGCAGGTGAACCAGTACGCCGGACGCCACACGGTGTCGTGGGGCGCCCAGTTCTCCTGGGAGGTCCTTCGCGACCGTCAGCCAGCCTACGGTCGGCTGACCCGGGCATCGTACCGGAGCGCTGCCCTCTTCCTGCAGGACGAGTGGGCGTTCGGCCGCGGCTGGTCGCTGCTCTACGGCGCGCGCGCGGATCGACACACCGCCGTCGGCCGCTTCATCGCGTCGCCGAGATTCGCGCTGATGTACTCGCCGGGAGAGGCGCTCGACATCCGCGCCTCAATCGCCAGGGGCTTCCGCGCCCCGCAGGTGTTCGACGAGGACCTGCACCTGCGCTCGGTCGGCGGCGAGATGGTGCTCGTCCACCTCTCGCCCGGCCTGAAGGAGGAGACGTCGACCAACTCGATGATTGGAGCCGAGTGGAAGCCCGCCCTCTGGCACGGCCAGGCGCTGCTCGAGGCCAACGCGTTCTCGACCGCGCTCCGCGACCTCTACCACGTCACCGAGGCGAACGCTCCGGGCGCCGACGCGAGGGCGTTCCTCAAGCAGAACTTCGGCCGCGCCCGCGTGTACGGCATCGAGCTGAACGCCGGCTGGGGCCGGGGCGATACCTTTGTCGTGCAGGGCGGCGTCGTGGTGCAGCGTGCGAGGTTCGCCGAGCCGGAACCGGACTTCGGCAGCCGCGATTTCTTCCGTACGCCGCGTGTCTACGGCAACCTCACCGTCACCTGGCGCCACCCCCGCTACGGCGACTGGTTCGCAGGGCTGCGGTACACCGGGTCGATGACGGCGCCTCACTACGCGGGCTACATCGACGAAGACCGCCTCGAGACTGCGCCCTCGTTCGTCACGCTCGATGCGAGTTGGTCGTGGCCACTCTATGCGGGCCGACCGACGCTCGCGCTCACGCTGGGCGGCCGAAACCTCACCAACGCCTATCAGGAGGATCTCGATCGAGGCCCGTTGCGTGACGCCTCGTATGTCCACGGGCCACGCTTTCCCCGCAGTCTCGTCATGGGCCTGCGGGTCGAGTACTGACGCGATGGCGTGGAGCGACCAGAAGTCGATGCAGCTCGCAGCGGCGCTGACGGCGTCGCTCGCGGTGCTGTCGCCGCCGCCGGGCGCAGACGCTTCGGAGCGACCTCCGGCCGCACGGGCGGTGGCCGACGCGCGCCTCGACCGTCTCTCCGACGCGTGGGCCGCCCTGAGCGGGACCGACCTGTCGGGCGCCCGCCTCACCCCCACCCGATTCGCCGGCCGCGTCGTCGTCGTCGATTTCTGGGCGACCTGGTGCGCACCCTGCCTGGCCGAGATCCCCTGGCTCCGTCGCATCCGCGACGACTTCGGCACCGACCGCGTCGCCGTTGTCGGTGTCAACCTCGATGTCTCCGACCGTCGCACCCTCGTGGCATGGCTGAACCGGAAGCGGCTCGATTGGCCGCAGCTCCACGACGGTCGCGGCTACGCCGGCGCGGTTGCGAGGGCGTTTGACGTTACCTCGCTGCCGACGCTCGTCGTCGTCGACGCGCAGGGCCGCGTCGTCGCCACCGACCTGCGCGGCGAGCGCCTCTACACGGCGGTCGAGCAGTTGGTGTCTGCCCGTCCCGGCGCGCCTGCGTCTCTGCGGTGACGCTCCCTCTGCGCGTCTCCGCGCCCTCTCGTAATGACACCTGGTGACAACTTGCGCGCGCGGCTGTGCTAGCATCCGCGCCGTCCGCGATCCACAGCGGCCCGCCGGGGTTCGTGCTGCCGCGGCATCTCAGCATCGGGAGGGAATCGATGACCGCATGGGCGTTCCGCGCGCTCGGCAGTCGTAGCGCCGGGGCTTCAGCCCCCACACGGCACAACCCCTGTCGTAGCGCCGGAGCTTCAGCCCCGGCGGAGGTGACGCCACGACGAAGGGCACGTGCGACCCGCAGACAGGCACTCCTGCGTCAGCGGACTTACCGATCACCGGGCTCTGGGAGGAGCACGACATGACCCCACGACTGTGTCGCGCGCTCGGTGCGCTCGCAGCGGCGACCGTACTCGCCGCCCTTGTGTCCAATGTGCCCATCGACGCGCAGGCGCGGGCGGCGGCCGACCGTTTCGGCGGCCTCGCCGGCGGGCCCTACAACCGCCTCGTCATCCTGAATGCCATGGTGATTCCGGGTCATGGCGGTCCACCGGCCGGCCCCTACGACATCGTCATCGAGCGGAACGTGATCACGCAGATGACCCCGTTCGATCCGGTGACGGCGGAGCGGCGTGGCCGGACCGAACGGCCGAGCGGCGATCGGGTGATCGACGCGTCGGGCATGTACGTCATGCCGGGCATGATCGACCTCCACATGCACCTGCGCACGGAGCCGATGCCGCTCGAGTACGTCTACTACCTCAAGCTGGCGCACGGTGTGACCGCGATGGTGCCTGCGGCCGACCGCGGGCTCGATGCCGGCATGGAGCAGGCCCGTCTCTCGGCGGCCCACCAGATCCTCGCGCCGCGTCTCTATCCGATCTGGGGCTGGGCGCCGGGGTACCCGCGCGAGCAGGTGGAGGATCCGGCCGAGGCGCCCCGCATCGCGAAGGAGCTCGCCGCAAAGGGCATGCGCGTCGTATCGGTCGGCGGCCTGGCGTGGAACCCCGAGTTGTTCGGCGCGGTGTGCAAGGCCGTTTACGAGGCCGGCGGCATCACCACGGTGCATCTTCCGCCGTCGACCAACGCCGTCGTGAACGCCGTCAAGGCGGCCGAGCTCGGCGTCACGATGATCGAGCACCACTACGCCTACGCGGAGTCGTCGCTCGACCGGACGACACAGGACTTCCCGCGCGAGTACAACTTCGACGACGAGAGCGAGCGCTTCCGGCACGCTGGCAAGGTGTGGACCGAGGCCAACCGCGAGCGGCTGCTGACCGAGGTGGCCGAGCGCCTGGCCCGTTCGGGCGTGGCCATGCTGCCGACGCGTGTCGTCTATGAGGCCAACCGCGACTTCCTGCGCGCGACGAGCCTGCCATGGCACGAGAAGTACACGCATCAGGCGCTCTGGGAGTGGAACCTGCCGAACCGCGCCTTCCACGGCTCCTATCACTGGGACTGGACGTCGGACGACGAGTACTACTGGTACGAGGCGTTCGACCTGTGGGGCAAGCTGATCTTCGAGTTCAACAAGCGCGGCGGCCACGTGTCCTACGGTACCGACGACAGCTACATCTGGGCGACACCAGGCTTCTCGAACGTGCGTGAACTGCAGCTGATGCGTGAGAGCGGCCTGCACACGCTGGAGGTGCTGAAGGCGGCGACGCGCAACAGCGCCATCACGCTGCGCGAGCCGAAGCTCGGGCTCGTTCGACCGGGCTATCTCGCCGACCTCGTGCTGGTCGATGGCAACCCGGCCTACAACCTGCGGTTCCTGTACTCGTTCGGCGCCCTGCGCCTCGACAGGGACGGGAAGATGGTCCAGACCCGAGGCGCGGTGCACACCATCAAGGACGGCCTGGTGATCGAAAACGCGAAGCTGATGGCGGAGGTGGAGCGGATGGTGGCCGAGTCGAAGAAGGCTGCCAGACCCGATGTCGTCACACGACCGTTCACGACCGGGCGGTGATCGTCACGCTGTCCTCGTTGCAGTCTGCCTCGCGAGGGGCTGAAGCCCCTCGCGCTACGACCATCACGTCCGTAGCGCCGGGGCTTCAGCCCCGGCGGAGGTGACGCGGGGACGAAGAACACGGCACGACCCATAGACAGGCCATCGCGCGGAGACGATTCTCCGACCGCCAGGCTCTGGGAGGACGACGATATGACGCCACGACTGTTCCGCGCCCTCAGTGCGCTCGCGACGGCGACGGTGCTCGCCGCCCTCGTGTCCATCGTGCCCATCGACGCGCAGGGGAGAGCCGCCACCGACCGTTTCGGTGACCTCGCCGGCGGGCCCTACGATCGCCTCGTCATCCTGAACGCGATGGTCGTCCCCGGCCACGGCGGACCGCCGGGCGGCCCCTACGACATCGTCATCGAACGGAACGTGATCGCGCAGATGACGCCGTTCGATCCGGTGACGGCCGAGCGCCGGGGCCGCACCGAGCGGCCGACCGGCGATCGCGTCATCGACGCCACGGGCATGTACGTCATGCCGGGCATGATCGATCTCCACATGCACCTGCGCGGAGACGAGATGCCCATCGAGTACGTCTACTACCTCAAGCTTGCGCACGGTGTGACGACGATGGTGCCGGCGCCGGATCGTGGCCTCGACCGCGCCATGGAGCAGGCGCGCCTGAGCGAGAAGAACGAGATCCTCGCACCCCGGATGTACCCGCTCTGGAGCTGGAACCGCCTGCCAGGCTATACGCGTGAGGAACTCGAGGACCCCCGGCAGTCGGCACGCATTGCGAAGGAAATCGCGGCGAAGGGCATGCGCGTGGTCAGCATGGACCCCATGGCCTGGGATCGCGAGCTGTTCGGCGCCATCTGCAAGGGCGTCTGGGACGCCGGCGGCATCACCAGCGTGCATCTGCCGCCATCGACCAACGCGGTGATCGACGCCGTTCAGGCCGCCGAGCTCGGCGTGACGATGATCGAGCACCACTACGCGTATGCCGAGTCGTCTCTCGATCGCACGGTGCAGGACTTCCCGCGCGAGTACAACTTCAACGACGAGAGCGAGCGCTTCCGCCACGCCGGCAAGGTCTGGACCGAGGCCAACCGCGAGCGGCTGCTCACCGAGGTGGCCGATCGGCTGGCGAAGTCGGGCGTGACGATGTTGCCGACGCGCGTGGTCTACGAGGCCAACCGCGACTTCCTGCGCGCGATGAGCCTGCCGTGGCACGAGAAGTACACCCACCAGGCACTCTGGACCTGGAACCTGCCCAATCCCGCCTTCCACGGGTCGTACCACTGGGACTGGACCTCGGACGACGAATACTACTGGTACGAGGCGTTCGACCTCTGGGGCAAGCTGATCTTCGAGTTCAACAAGCGCGGGGGCCGCGTCGCGTACGGCACCGACGACAGCTACATCTGGGCGACGCCGGGCTTTTCGAACGTGCGCGAGCTGCAGCTCGTGCGCGAGAGCGGCCTGCACACGCTCGAGGTGCTGAAGAGCGCGACCCGCAACAGCGCCCTGACGCTTCGTGAGCCGAAGCTCGGGCTCGTGCGGCCCGGCTATCTTGCCGACCTCGTGCTGGTCGACGGCAACCCGGCCTACAACCTGCGGTTCCTCTACTCCTTCGGCGCGCTGCGCCTCGACAGCGACGGGAAGATGGTGCAGACGCGTGGCATCGTTCACACCATCAAGGACGGCGTCGTGACCGAGAACGCCAGGCTGATGGCCGAGGTGGAGAGAATGGTGGCCGAGTCGAAGAAAGGCGCACGGCCCGACATCGTCACGCGACCGTTCACGACCGGGCGGTGAACGTCACGTCGTCCTCGTCGTCGCGCCGGGGCCTCAGCCGGGCGGCGATGACCCTGCCTCGCGAGGGGCTGAAGCCCCTCGCGCTGCGACCATCACTACGATCATCGTGTCCGTCGCGCCGGGGCGGCGACTATCGTGTCCGAGGAGCCGGGGCTTCAGCCCCGGCGAATCCCTGCCACGACGCGATCACGTCGTCGGTGGTCTTCACCTGCGCGTCGGCATCGGCGGCGTACCAGGTCTTGAAGTACTCGAGCCCCTGGCGGTGCGCTTCGTCGGTGAACGCCTGCATCGCGTCGCTCACCCACACGAGGTCGTAGCCGCGCTGGAACGCGTCTCCCGACGTGTGGCGCGCGCAGCAGTCGGTGTGCAGCCCGGTGATGTAGAGCGTCGTGAGGCCGCGACGTCTCAGCTCGGCGTCGATGTCGGTGCTCACGAACGGACTGTAGGTCGTCTTCTCGAGCACGAGATCGCCCGGCTTCGGTGCCAGCGCCGGGACGATCTCGGCGTGCCACGTCCCCTTCATCGCGTGCGGCGGCCACTTGGCGAGCTCGACGTCGCCCGGCGTGTGCGCATCGGTGGCGTAGATCACGGTCACACCCGCCGCGCGCGCGGCTTCGAGCAGCCTGACGAGCGTCGGCACGATGGCCTGCGCTCGCGTCTGATAGTCGGCTCCGCCCGCATCGGCGATGACGCCGCCAGGGAAGACGAAGTCGTTGGCGAGATCGACGACGACGACAGCGCACGCGGTCGGGACGGGAGCGGATGGACGGGACATGGCACGCCTCCCATTGGTGGACGGGACGCCGGCGAGGGGCCGTCTGGGCAACGCCTTGGCCCACCGGGATTGGCGGGCCGCTCTCGCCGGGGCGCAGCATCGGCTGCGCAATCGCGTCGGCCCCGCATCGCGACCCGGTCGCGTGCAGGTCCAACACTTCCATCGTAGCATCGATCGCTCGACGCGAGGCGCCCACCGAAGCCTCGCGCTCCCCCGCTGCGTCGCGCACCGCCCCGGCCCGACGCTACCGGCCCGCGAGATCGCGGAACAGCTTCGCGTACTTGGCGTGCAGGTGGTCGGCGTCGAACTCGCGCTCGGCGGTTTCGCGCGCCGCAGCGGCCAGCCTGGCTCGCAGCGACGCGTCCGAGATGACACGATCGAGCGGGCCGACGAGCGTCGCAGGCGCCTTCGGCTCGCAGAAGAGCGCGTTCGCTCCATCCACGAGATACTCCGCCATTCCGCCAACGCGTGAAGCGACCACCGGCAGCCTCGATGCCATCGCCTCCACGACGGCCGCCGGCGAGGCCTCCCAGTGGGACGGCTGCACGAAGATGTCGGCGGCGCGGAAGAACGGCGCGGGGTCGCTCGTCGGTCCGTGGAAGACGACGCGACCCTCGAGACCCGCCTCTACCACCATCCGTCGGGCCGCCGGTCCGGCGTCGAGGTGATGGCCGGCCATGTCGGGGCCCACGACCACGAGTACTGCCGTCGCGTCGTCGATGTGCCGCCAGGCGTCGAGCAGGTCGAGGATGCCTTTCTCGACGCTCAACCGCGCGACGTAGAGCACGATCGTGCGGTCGGGCGGCCAGCCCACTTCGGCGCGGAGGGCCTCGCGCTCGCCGATCGTCGCCGGTCGGAATCGCCGCAGATCGACGCCGTAGGGCAGGTAGTGCACGCGGTCGGGTGGTACGCCAGAGGCGAGCGCCTCGCGCTCGATCTCGCGAGTGATGCACGGGTAGGCGTTGGCCGACCGATAGAGTCGCTGCATCGGCCACTTCAGCAGCCGTCCAAGCCATCCCTGGCCATCGACGCCCAGGCGCCGGAGCGCGGGGTCCCAGTTGGCGCACGACAGGATGCCCGTCACGCCCGTCTCGAGGACGACCGGTCGATCCAGGAGGCGGCCCGCGATCAACGCGGCGAGGCCGATGCCGCGGTAGTCGGGACAGTAGACGACGTCGAACTCCCGACGCAGTCGAAGCATCGCCACCGTCGCGAACGGGATCATCACCCACTTCGCCCAACCGGCCCGCGGCCCGCGCGGCGCGACGCGCGTGACCGGCACGCCGTCCACCACGGGCGGCTCGTCGCCCTCACCGAGGCGCTTGGTCACGACGGCGATGCCGAACCCCTCAGCGTGTAGCGCGCGCACGATCTGACGGGTGTGGGTCTCCACGCCCCCCACGACCGGATGGTAGTACGTCGACAGCACGAGGACGCGAGGCGCGGTCACGTTCGAGGCGGGCTGGTCACGAGATGAGACGGCCTCGTCCATCACGAGCCGAGCACGAAGGCGAACGCCTCGCGCAGCTCGGCGTCGGCATTCGGGGGGAAGGCATGGCCGACCCCGTCGACGACCTTGACGCGGACGGATGCTCCGGCGGCCTCGAGCCGGTTCGCTCCCGATCGGATGAGGGTGATGCCGGGATCCTGGGCTCCGGCGAGCACGTAGACACGCGGGAAGCCGCCGGGCGCCGGCTGCGGCACCGGTGCGACGCGATGCTCGTACACGCCAGCGATCGCCACCACGCCCGCGTAGAGGTCGGGTCGACGGGCTGCGCACAACAGCGCGAGGTTGGCGCCCTCCGAAAAGCCCGTGAGGACGAGACGCGTCTGGTCGACGCCGTGCTTCGCGCGCGCTTCGGCGATGGCGCGCTCGACCAGGTACTCGCCCTCCTCGACGCGGCCCCACGTGTAGCCGCGGCCTGACCTCGTCACGCCCTCCGGCGCGATCAGGATGGCGCCGAGCTCCTGGGCCACGCGACGGTACACCGACGCGATCTCGGCGGCCCGCCCGCCGGTGCCGTGCAGCGCGACGAGCAGGGGCGCGGGTCGTGCCGGGGTGTACCCTCTCGGGAGGTAGGTGAGCACCGTGGCGCGGTCGGCCTCGACCTTGAAGGCGTCGAGCGCGCGCGCGCTGTTGGCTTCGACACGTTCGACGATGGCCGCGAACTCCGGCAGCACGCGCAGCGGGTCGAGGTCCTCGTCGCGTCGGAGCGTCGCGAGGTGCGCGAAGCCGAGCTCCGCGCTGCGCGAGAGGGCGGAGAGGCCGCGCCCCAGCTCGCCGCCGCGGGCCGACACGGCAGCCAGGTTGTAATGAGCCAGCGGGTCGTCGGGAAAGGCGAGCGTCAGGCGCTCGGCGGCTTCGATCGCCTTCGGCCAGTCGGCCGCGTCGTACGCCTGGCGGAACGCCGTCTCGAGGATGCGCCGCGCCGGGCTCGCCTGTGCCAGCAGCGTCGCGCCGATGGCGGCGACGGCGCACGCCAGCGTCGCCGCCGCCACGACTCGTCTGCCGCTCACTGGCCTTTCACCCACTGATTCATCCAGTCGATGAACGTCCGGTACCACAAGGCGCTGTTCTGGGGTCTGTTGATCCAGTGTCCCTCGTCCGGGAAGTAGAGCAGCCGCGACGGCACGCCTCGCCGCTGCAGCGTCGTGAACAGCTGGAAGCCCTCGCCCACGGGCACGCGGAAGTCGAGCTCACCGTGAATCACCAGCGTGGGCGTCGCGAAGCGGTCGGCGTATCGGTGCGGCGACCACTTCTCGTACGCCTCGAGGTTGGTCCACGGCGTGCCCTCGAACTCCCACTCGACGAACCAGAGCTCCTCGGTCACGCCGTACATGCTCGTGAGGTTGTAGACACCCGCATGACTGACGAGCGCCCTGAACCGGTCGGTGTGCCCGAGGAACCAGTTCATCATGTAGCCGCCGTACGACGCGCCGGCCGCGCCCATCCTCTCGGGATCCACGTACGGCAGCGTCTCGGCGTAGTCGAGTCCCTTCATCAGGTCTTCGAAGACCTTGCCGCCCCAGTCGTTGCGGATGCCGTCGATGAACGCCTGGCCGAAGCTGGTGGATCCGCGCGGGTTCGGCATGAAGACCACGTAGCCCGCCGATGCGAAGACCTGCGGGTTCCAGCGGTACGACCAGCCGTCGTTCCACGCGCTCTGCGGGCCGCCGTGCACGAGGAACAGCAGCGGGTAGCGGACGGTGGGATCGAAGTTGGCGGGCTTCACGATCCAGGCCTGCACGGGGGCCGCTCCGGCACCGGGGTACGTGACGCTCTCACCCGAGCGCAGTCGGAACGGCGCGAGCTTCGCGTCGTTGACGCGCGTGACCGCCGCGAGCCCTGAGCCGTCCGCCGCGACGCGCCAGATCTCCGCCGACGCCGTGAGGGTGTTGCGCGAGAAGACGACGGTCTTGCCGTCGGCCGCGAGTTGAAGACTCGCGTTCACGCCCCCCGTGACGATCGGCTTCGGCGTGCCCCCGAGGTCGACCTGCCACAGGGGAAGCGTGGCCTGGTCGTCGGCGGCGATGACGAACCCCGACGAGTCGGGACGCCACACGTACTCGTCGACGTGCCGATCGAAGTCGGCCGTGGCGGCGCGGTGCGTCCCGGCCTGCCGGTCGAACACCATCAGCCGCCAGCGATCCGATTCGTAGCCGGCGCGCTCCTGCGCCCGGTAGGCGATGTACCGCCCATCCGGCGAGTACACCGGTCCACCATCGGCTCCCGGGTTGGTCGTGATCCGTGTCGGGACCGCGGCCGGGTCGGTGAATCGCATGACGAAGAGATCGCTGTTCGTGCTGATGGCCTCGACCGGGTCCGTCTTGCGGGCGAAGGCGACCTCGGCCGAGTCGGGCGAGAACGCGTAGTCCTCGGGGCCACCGAGCGAGAAGGGAGGCACGTCGGCCGCGCCGGGCGTGAGGTCGCGCGGCGGGCCGCTGCCGTCGGCGGGCATGACGAACAGGTGGCTGAACCGCCCTTCCCGCCACGTGTTCCAATGGCGGAACAGCAGGCCGTCAATCAGGCGCGCGCCCGTCTTGCGGGCTTCGTCCTCCTTGAGGCGGCGGGCGTTGCACGCCTCGTCGCGGCATTCCGGGTAGGCCTCGGACACGAAGGCCAGCCACCTGCCGTCGGGCGACCAGACGACGCCAGAGGCGCCGGTGGCGAGCGAGGTCAGCTTCGTCGGCTCGCCCTGGGCGGTCGTGCCCGACACCGCGACGGAGTAGATCTGCGGCGCGCCGTCGCGCGCCGACACGAACGCCAGACGTGTGCCGTCAGGAGACCAGCGAGGCCGGTCGTCGCTCTTCGGCGACGCGACGAGACGGACGGCGTCGCCGCCCGCGACCGGCACGATCCAGATGTCGTTGTTGCGGCCGTTGTTCTCGAGGTCGATTTCAGTGACGACGAACGCCACGCGCGTGCCGTCGGGCGAGAGCTGCGGGTCCGACACGCGATCGAGCTTCAGCATGTCGTCCACGGTGAACGGCGGGACGGTCTGGGCCCGCGCCACGGGCGCCACAACCAACCCGGCCATGAGCGCGAGCATCGCGGCGAAGGCCATCAGGCGGCCCTGCCGCCACATTCCTGGAAGTAATGAAAGCATCACGTCCTCCGGGGTAATAGGGTACACCCAGGGATGGGCGCAAGGCTCGCCCTACGGTGAGGGTTCCCAGGCGGGGGGGCGCGCGGCGAAGCCGTAGGCCGTGAACCCGCCGTCGACGGCCACGACCTGCCCGGTGACGTACGACGCAGCCGGCAAACAGAGAAAGGCCACCACCCGCGCCACCTCCTCGGGATCGGCCACGCGGCCGAGCGGCGTCCTGGCGCGGATCCGGTCGAGCGTCGCCGCGTCGCCGAGCACGGGCTCGACCAGTCTGGTCTTCGTGTACCACGGCGAGACGACGTTGACGCGGATGCCGGCGGGCGCCCACTCGACGGCAATCGCGCGCGCGAACTGGTGCAGTCCGCCCTTGGTCAGCGCGTACACGGACCCCGATCCGACCGACACCTGCCCGCCGACCGAGCCGATGAACACCGCGCTCGCCCGACGCGAGGCGGCGAGCCTCGGGTACGCGAGCCGCGCGACATCGAACGCCGAGACCAGGTTCGTCTCGAGGATTCGTCGGAACTCCTCGCCGGTGTAGTCGGCCGTCGGTTTGCGGACGTTCATGCCCGCGCTGTGGACGAGCACTTCGAGGCGATCCCACGCCGCCGGCCAGCCGGCCCCGAGCGCCGCCCGGCCCTCGGCCGTTGCCACGTCGGCGCGGAGCTCCAACACCGGCCGGCCCGTCTCCTGCTCGAGGGCCAGGCGGTCGTCCAGATCGACGGGCGTGCGCGACACCACCAGCACGTTCGCACCGAGCCGCCCGAGCTCGACGGCCGTGGCCCAGCCGATTCCTCGTGAACCGCCCACGATCATCGCCCGCGCGCCGTCGAGCCGCCACACCGCGTCGTTTGTCGTCATGGGGGGAGTGTACCGGACGCGGTGTACCCTTTGGACATGGACCTCAGGAAGACGCTGACGGGCGCCGTCGTCATGGCGCCGATGACGAAGGGGTCGAACCTGCCCTACCGGCAGCTCTGCGTGGAGCTCGGCGCGCGCGTGCTCGTCGGCGAGATGGCCGTGGCGAGACGCCTGAAGCAGCGGCGCCGCGGCGAGCTGGCGCTGATCCGTCGCTTCGACGGTGAACCGTGCTTCGGAGTACAGCTCGCCGGCAACAAGTACGACGAGATGGCGTGGGCGGCCGCGCTCGCCGAAGCTCGCGGCGCCGACTTCGTCGACGTCAACCTCGGCTGCCCGATCGATCACTTCACGCGCAAGGGACTGGGTGCCGCGCTCGCCCGGCAGCCCGGACGCGTCCGCCGCATCGTCGAATCGATGCGCGGGGCCGTGCAGTCGGTGCCCATGACGGTGAAGATCCGCCTGGGCTGGGACGCCGAGCACCTGAACTACCTCGACCTGGCTCGGGCCGCCGTCGACGGCGGCGCCGCTGCCGTGTTCGTGCACGGACGCACGCGCGTCGATCGCTATCGCCATGCCGCGAACTGGGACGCGATCGGGGAGCTCGCCGCGGCGCTGCCGGTGCCCGTCGTCGGCAACGGCGACCTGCTGTTTCGTCACGAGATCGAAGCCGCCGTGGCCCGCAGCGGCTGCGCCGGCGTGATGGTGGCGCGCGGCGCGCTGATTGCGCCGTGGATCTTCCATGCCGCGACCGGCGCCCCTGAGGACGTCGCCGCCGACGCGCGCCTCGAGATCTACCGACGTTACGTCGCGCTGGCGCGGGCGCACTGGGGCGACGACGATCACGGCCTCGCCCGCGTGACCGAGTTCACGCGCTGGCACCTCGGGTTCTGGTGCCGCTACCGGCCGCCGCGTGCCGACGGCAGCTACCCGACCATGCAGGAGCGCGACGCGGTGTTCGTGCCGCGCTCCGCGCTCGAAGCCCTGCTCTCGCGCGGCGACGAACCGGCGCTGGCGTATCTCACCGCATGCCTTGTCGAGCACCGCGAGGTCGTCCCGGGCGAAGCGCCCGATCGCGACGGAGGTGAGGACGCGGAGGGCGCCGCGGCGCCCCTCGTGGCCGGGTAGCGCATCCCGTCGCGCCGGGGCTTCAGCGCCGGCGGCGGACGTCCTTCACGCCCGCGAGGTTCGCCCGACCGGCGCATGGGCCGGGTGGCCGAACTCGTGCGGCACGCCGCCGAGCCCCAGCTCGATCCACCGCGCGTCGAATCGGGCCCAGAGCTTCTCCTCTGGCAGCTTGCTGTGACTGACCGGGAACTCGAGGACCTCGTTCGGCACGCGCAGGTGGTTCGCGATCGGATAGACCGTCTCCGGCGGCGTGATCGAATCGACGAGGCCGACGCCGACGACGGTCGGGCACCGGACGCGTCCCGCGAAGTTGATCGGGTCGAAGTAGCGGAGTGCGAGCATCACGTCTTCGGCGCACTCCGGGAACCTCTCGACATACCGAGCGATCTCGATGCCCGATCCGCCCTTCACGAAGAAGAGCCGGCCCTCGGCCCAGCCCAGCGTCGGCACCGCGAGGGCCAGCAGGTCGGCCTGTGGCCGCACGGCCTCGGCCATGACGGCGAGGCCGCCGGCGAAGCTCTGGCCGTG includes:
- a CDS encoding glycosyltransferase family 4 protein, which encodes MTAPRVLVLSTYYHPVVGGVETHTRQIVRALHAEGFGIAVVTKRLGEGDEPPVVDGVPVTRVAPRGPRAGWAKWVMIPFATVAMLRLRREFDVVYCPDYRGIGLAALIAGRLLDRPVVLETGVTGILSCANWDPALRRLGVDGQGWLGRLLKWPMQRLYRSANAYPCITREIEREALASGVPPDRVHYLPYGVDLRRFRPATIGEREALRAEVGWPPDRTIVLYVARLSVEKGILDLLDAWRHIDDATAVLVVVGPDMAGHHLDAGPAARRMVVEAGLEGRVVFHGPTSDPAPFFRAADIFVQPSHWEASPAAVVEAMASRLPVVASRVGGMAEYLVDGANALFCEPKAPATLVGPLDRVISDASLRARLAAAARETAEREFDADHLHAKYAKLFRDLAGR
- a CDS encoding dienelactone hydrolase family protein gives rise to the protein MSGRRVVAAATLACAVAAIGATLLAQASPARRILETAFRQAYDAADWPKAIEAAERLTLAFPDDPLAHYNLAAVSARGGELGRGLSALSRSAELGFAHLATLRRDEDLDPLRVLPEFAAIVERVEANSARALDAFKVEADRATVLTYLPRGYTPARPAPLLVALHGTGGRAAEIASVYRRVAQELGAILIAPEGVTRSGRGYTWGRVEEGEYLVERAIAEARAKHGVDQTRLVLTGFSEGANLALLCAARRPDLYAGVVAIAGVYEHRVAPVPQPAPGGFPRVYVLAGAQDPGITLIRSGANRLEAAGASVRVKVVDGVGHAFPPNADAELREAFAFVLGS
- a CDS encoding cysteine hydrolase yields the protein MSRPSAPVPTACAVVVVDLANDFVFPGGVIADAGGADYQTRAQAIVPTLVRLLEAARAAGVTVIYATDAHTPGDVELAKWPPHAMKGTWHAEIVPALAPKPGDLVLEKTTYSPFVSTDIDAELRRRGLTTLYITGLHTDCCARHTSGDAFQRGYDLVWVSDAMQAFTDEAHRQGLEYFKTWYAADADAQVKTTDDVIASWQGFAGAEAPAPRTR
- a CDS encoding SDR family oxidoreductase — encoded protein: MIVGGSRGIGWATAVELGRLGANVLVVSRTPVDLDDRLALEQETGRPVLELRADVATAEGRAALGAGWPAAWDRLEVLVHSAGMNVRKPTADYTGEEFRRILETNLVSAFDVARLAYPRLAASRRASAVFIGSVGGQVSVGSGSVYALTKGGLHQFARAIAVEWAPAGIRVNVVSPWYTKTRLVEPVLGDAATLDRIRARTPLGRVADPEEVARVVAFLCLPAASYVTGQVVAVDGGFTAYGFAARPPAWEPSP
- a CDS encoding S9 family peptidase, whose amino-acid sequence is MLALMAGLVVAPVARAQTVPPFTVDDMLKLDRVSDPQLSPDGTRVAFVVTEIDLENNGRNNDIWIVPVAGGDAVRLVASPKSDDRPRWSPDGTRLAFVSARDGAPQIYSVAVSGTTAQGEPTKLTSLATGASGVVWSPDGRWLAFVSEAYPECRDEACNARRLKEDEARKTGARLIDGLLFRHWNTWREGRFSHLFVMPADGSGPPRDLTPGAADVPPFSLGGPEDYAFSPDSAEVAFARKTDPVEAISTNSDLFVMRFTDPAAVPTRITTNPGADGGPVYSPDGRYIAYRAQERAGYESDRWRLMVFDRQAGTHRAATADFDRHVDEYVWRPDSSGFVIAADDQATLPLWQVDLGGTPKPIVTGGVNASLQLAADGKTVVFSRNTLTASAEIWRVAADGSGLAAVTRVNDAKLAPFRLRSGESVTYPGAGAAPVQAWIVKPANFDPTVRYPLLFLVHGGPQSAWNDGWSYRWNPQVFASAGYVVFMPNPRGSTSFGQAFIDGIRNDWGGKVFEDLMKGLDYAETLPYVDPERMGAAGASYGGYMMNWFLGHTDRFRALVSHAGVYNLTSMYGVTEELWFVEWEFEGTPWTNLEAYEKWSPHRYADRFATPTLVIHGELDFRVPVGEGFQLFTTLQRRGVPSRLLYFPDEGHWINRPQNSALWYRTFIDWMNQWVKGQ